A section of the Eublepharis macularius isolate TG4126 chromosome 1, MPM_Emac_v1.0, whole genome shotgun sequence genome encodes:
- the LRFN4 gene encoding leucine-rich repeat and fibronectin type-III domain-containing protein 4 produces MERLLLVQLLMVGSTLAQIEACPFHCVCQNLSESLSTLCANKGLLFIPPNIDRRTVELRLADNFIRVVESPDFLNMSGLVDLTLSRNTIDTIRPFAFGDLESLRSLHLDGNRLTEIGEEALRGMLNLQHLILNNNQLVDISVAAFDDFLLTIEDLDLSYNNLHTVPWEGIQGMLFLHTLNLDHNLIDFIMEGTFAELYKLSRLDMTSNRLYTLPPDPVFARSQIGVVSPTPYTSTLVLSFGGNPLHCNCELLWLRRLAREDDMETCASPPQVAGRYFWSVPEDEFTCEPPLITRHTHKLWILEGQRATLRCRAIGDPEPVIHWVSPDDKIISNSSRTVSFRNGTLDILVTTIRDDGAYTCIAINAAGESTAVVDLKIIPLPHRGNGSITVLQQDPGSSDIATSAKTSANATEGGSERKVEVSDVTATSALVRWGADKSAYAWMYQIQYNSTVDETLIYRIIPASSRHFVLKHLVPSADYDLCVLAIFDDTATSLAATHLLGCTQFSTGEAYPDCHSLHAHFLGGTLTVIVGGIIVVTLLVFTVVMMVKYKVCSSAHGSLPKVTNVYSQTNGGHPNGLLPQRTPPKERGPKHRRVRVKAARSEGPEHRTGDGMGGVAWRSPVPAKTKRSSSLDMGDISANACYSYAKRLSFMWTKRSQSVHGMLVQCAAAPEGDAKRLGPFLNADELEESVV; encoded by the exons ATGGAAAGGCTGCTGCTGGTCCAGCTGCTAATGGTGGGGAGCACGCTCGCTCAGATCGAGGCCTGCCCCTTCCACTGTGTGTGCCAAAACCTCTCTGAGTCACTCAGCACACTCTGCGCCAACAAGGGTTTGCTCTTCATTCCCCCCAACATTGACCGCCGGACAGTGGAGCTGCGTCTGGCTGACAACTTCATCCGGGTGGTGGAGTCGCCAGACTTTCTGAACATGTCGGGCCTGGTGGATCTGACCCTGTCTCGGAACACTATTGACACCATCCGCCCCTTTGCCTTTGGGGACCTGGAAAGTCTCCGCTCGCTCCACCTGGATGGCAACCGGTTGACTGAAATCGGCGAAGAGGCCTTGAGAGGAATGCTGAACCTTCAGCACCTCATCCTTAACAACAACCAGCTGGTGGACATCTCGGTGGCTGCCTTTGATGACTTCTTGTTGACCATAGAGGACCTGGATTTGTCCTATAACAACCTGCACACTGTCCCCTGGGAAGGGATACAAGGGATGCTCTTCCTACACACGCTCAACTTGGACCACAACCTTATCGACTTCATCATGGAAGGTACCTTTGCTGAGCTGTACAAACTCTCCCGGTTGGATATGACCTCTAATCGTCTTTACACGCTGCCCCCCGACCCGGTCTTTGCCCGCTCGCAAATCGGGGTTGTCAGTCCGACTCCATACACCTCCACCCTTGTGCTAAGTTTTGGTGGGAATCCCTTGCACTGCAATTGCGAGCTGTTGTGGCTGCGGCGTTTGGCCCGGGAGGACGACATGGAGACCTGTGCCTCTCCTCCGCAGGTAGCCGGCCGATATTTTTGGTCCGTGCCTGAGGACGAGTTCACCTGCGAGCCCCCACTCATTACCCGCCACACCCACAAGCTCTGGATCTTGGAAGGCCAAAGAGCCACCCTGAGGTGTCGGGCCATCGGAGACCCTGAACCAGTCATCCACTGGGTCTCCCCTGATGACAAGATCATCTCCAATTCTTCCCGGACTGTGTCGTTCCGCAACGGCACACTAGACATCCTGGTGACTACTATTCGGGATGACGGGGCCTATACTTGCATTGCCATCAATGCTGCAGGGGAGTCCACGGCTGTCGTGGATCTCAAAATCATTCCTTTACCCCATCGGGGGAATGGCAGCATCACTGTGCTGCAACAGGACCCGGGGTCCTCTGACATTGCCACATCGGCCAAGACATCGGCCAACGCCACCGAGGGGGGTTCTGAGAGGAAAGTGGAAGTATCCGACGTGACAGCCACCTCCGCACTGGTGCGCTGGGGGGCCGACAAGTCAGCCTACGCATGGATGTATCAGATCCAATACAACAGCACGGTGGATGAAACTCTCATTTACAG AATCATCCCCGCCAGCAGCCGCCATTTTGTTCTGAAGCACCTCGTGCCCAGTGCGGATTATGACCTGTGCGTCTTGGCCATCTTTGATGACACGGCCACGTCCCTGGCAGCCACACACTTGCTGGGTTGCACTCAGTTTTCCACAGGGGAGGCCTACCCAGATTGCCACTCACTACATGCCCACTTCCTGGGCGGGACACTGACGGTGATTGTGGGTGGTATCATTGTGGTCACCTTGCTGGTTTTCACGGTGGTCATGATGGTGAAGTATAAGGTCTGTAGTAGCGCCCATGGTAgcctgcccaaggtcaccaatgTCTACTCACAGACCAATGGTGGGCACCCAAATGGCCTGCTGCCCCAGCGGACACCCCCCAAGGAACGGGGCCCCAAGCACCGGCGTGTGCGAGTCAAGGCTGCTCGGTCAGAAGGGCCTGAGCACAGGACGGGGGACGGGATGGGGGGAGTGGCCTGGAGGTCACCTGTCCCCGCCAAGACAAAGCGCAGCAGCTCCCTGGACATGGGCGACATCTCGGCCAATGCTTGTTACAGCTACGCCAAGCGCCTCAGCTTCATGTGGACCAAACGCAGCCAGTCTGTGCACGGGATGCTTGTGCAATGTGCGGCGGCCCCCGAGGGAGATGCCAAAAGGCTTGGGCCCTTCTTAAATGCAGACGAACTTGAAGAAAGCGTGGTATAG